The Corticium candelabrum chromosome 18, ooCorCand1.1, whole genome shotgun sequence genome includes a region encoding these proteins:
- the LOC134193680 gene encoding zinc finger SWIM domain-containing protein 8 homolog, whose translation MMFDSSGNEYEPDDLYDYCDSDIDRSYMDSSTYQSDPDIEVTGSLLEKKPEVHVTISRNKDVVSSLSQQAANVIGARLPFEAVEQCARRLGKKLADEVQLAVMKASFPVDKGLIRRYAYLSRKSGDDRFSNMVISQPKLRRHRKKFAVENAMQIGFCLTGEIRKNRKNEKKVVAAVYFDRQRVTSMLCSEHSDSHWCEHVVALIFHRMNNPEKRAEAIHQHTACSLSFGTVAFCTRNFRRAAEYEGQQQS comes from the exons ATGATGTTTGACTCATCAGGAAATGAATATGAGCCTGATGATCTCTACGACTACTGCGACTCTGACATTGACCGAAGTTATATGGATAGCTCAACATATCAGTCAGACCCAGACATTGAGGTTACCGGTAGTCTGCTGGAGAAGAAACCAGAAGTACATGTAACAATATCTCGCAACAAGGATGTGGTCAGTTCTCTCTCTCAGCAGGCGGCTAATGTAATCGGAGCTAGATTACCTTTTGAGGCAGTAGAACAGTGTGCTCGGCGATTAGGCAAGAAATTGGCCGATGAAGTCCAGCTGGCTGTCATGAAGGCGTCGTTTCCCGTCGACAAGGGCCTGATTAGACGTTACGCCTACCTATCACGGAAAAGTGGAGACGACAGATTCTCTAATATGGTTATCTCGCAACCAAAGCTGAGACGACACAGAAAGAAATTTGCTGTAGAAAATGCAATGCAGATTG GGTTTTGTTTGACTGGGGAAATAAGAAAGAACAGAAAAAATGAGAAAAAGGTAGTTGCTGCAGTCTATTTTGACCGCCAACGGGTTACCTCGATGTTGTGCTCAGAACATTCTGACTCTCATTGGTGTGAGCACGTTGTCGCTCTTATATTTCACCGTATGAATAATCCAGAAAAG CGAGCAGAAGCAATTCATCAACATACTGCTTGCTCATTATCCTTTGGAACTGTTGCGTTTTGCACAAGAAACTTTAGACGAGCTGCTGAATATGAAGGACAGCAACAAAGTTAG